A stretch of DNA from Catenulispora acidiphila DSM 44928:
CCCGGCGTCGTCGACCGCCACCAGCGGCACCGTCACCAGCGCGGCGGCCACCCCGATCGCGACGCCGACGACGACCGACAGCGCCGCCGGCACCACCTGTTCGATCCACAGGACGGTCGACAACTGGCGCGGTCGCGCGCCGATCGCGCGCAGCACCGCGAACTCGTGCCGCCGGCTGCGCAGCGTGGTCACCGCCGACACCGCGAATCCGACCGCCGCGAACATCGGCGCGGTCCCCGCGCCGATCGCCAGCAGCGCGGACTGGCTGCCGGCGAAACCGCCGCCGCGCAGGGTGTCGGCCACGTCTTTCTGGTACTGCGCGGACCCGATGTCCGGATGCGAAGCCGCATAGGCCTTCATCGCCGCTTCGCCGCCCGGAGCCAGTTTCAGCAGCCAGGAGACGGTCCAGCCGGGTTCGGCGTCACGCCGCACCAGCGCCCGGGTCAGCAGCGGGCGGTCCACCGCCGCCGCGGGCTCGTCCCCGGCCTGGCCCGGCAGCGCCTTCACCCGCCCGACGATCGCCAGCTGCACCTTGCTCTCGTCGTTGAGGGTGACGTAGACCCGGCCGCCCACCGGCGTCGACGTGGCGGCCAGGAAGGCGTCGGTCGCCACCGCCGGGATCAGCGGAACGGGGTCCGCCGGCGGCCCCGCCCCGATCGCCAGCCGCAGCGGCCGGTCCACGTCGGACCCCGCCGGGCGGTGTCCCGAGGCCAGACGGAGCGTGACCTGCCCGGCTGAGACATCCGTGCCGCAGAGCACAGGGACGGCGAAGGGCCGCTGGGCCGCCTGGCCGTCGCAGTCGTCGTAGGCGAACTGTTGGTCCTGGCTGTCCCGCGCGGCCGACTCGTCGATCAGGTGCCACGCCTCGCCGACGGCGACGGCCGGCGGGAAACCGACCGTGAGGTCGAGCTCCAGCGAGTCCGGCGTGTCCCGGCGGACGAGTTCGAACCCTTCGAAGCGCAGCGGATAGTCGGGGGCACGGCCGTCGACGGTCAGCGGGATCGAGACGTGGGTCTTGGTACCCGGTGCCGAAGGCGACGGGACCGGAAGCACGAGCGGCACACCCTCGCGGTCGCGCAGGTCCACGGCGAGCGAGGTGTGCGTGAGGAAGTCCTGCGGGGCGTCCCGCGGGCCGTGGCCGTCACCGGGCAGCGTCCGTGCCGACACCGTGATGTCGAAGTCGAAGGAAGTCGGCCGGCCGGGCAGCGGAACGGCCGGGTCGGGACCGTCGGGCCCGAGGTTCCCGTCCGGGGTGGCCAGCGGGGCGAACACCGCGGCGGCGCTGCCCGCCGCCAGGTCGCGGCGCATCGCCAGGACACCGGGCAGCGCGGCCGAGTCGACGCCGACCAGGCTGACCGGTTGGGTACCGGCCACCGCGTCCATATCGGCCCGAGGGGTCGCCGCGGCCACACCGGGCACCGCCAACATCGCAGAACGCTGATAGCTGTCGCCGACGGCCGAGGCGGTGACCTGGGCGTCGGCGCCGATCTGGAACGCCGCGCGGTCGGCGGCCGAGCGGGAGCGCATCGCCGCCGCGGTCACCGTCATCGCGCCCACCGCCAAGGCCAGCACCAGCAGCAGGACGGTACCGGCGGTCCGGGCGACGCGCCGGCTCACCTGCCACCCGCCCAGCGCCGCGGCCAGGTCCCGGCTGCGTTCCAGGTAGCGGTCCGCCAGCCGCGCGGCCGGCGGCAGCAGGCGCAGCGCGAGCGCGGCCGCGGCGGCCGCGGTCACCGCCGGCGCCACGACCAGGACCGGGTCGATGCTGGGGACCGCGGATCCGGCCGACACCGGCGACCTGTCATGGCGCAGCTGGAGGTAGCCGACGACGGCCAGGACGGCGAGCCCGGCGTCGACGCCGGCGCGCTGGAAGGCCGGGCCGCGGGCTCCCCGGACCCGCTGGCTCGTCGGCCGTCCCCGCGAGCTCGTCCAGGCCACGAGCGCCTGGATCGCGATACAGGACACGGCCAGGAGGGTGTCGACTTCCAGGGCGATCCCGACCGGACGGCTCGGTTCCGGAAGTCCGTGCAGACCCGGCAGGTGACGCAGACCCCGCGCCAGCGGAGCCACGAACGGAGCGGCGATCAAAGCCGGCAGCACGAGCAGTACGCCCTCGATCGCGGCCGTGCCCACCAGGAACCGCAGGGGCGCGCCCCGCGAGCGCATCAGGCGCGACTCCTCAGCGGTGTGCTCGCGGATCAGCCGCAGCGTCAGCACCAGGGCGAAGCCGGCGAGCACGGCCAGCAGCGTGGCGACGATGAGGAAGCCGGACAGGCCGACGGCCTCGGCGGACTTCACCAGCTGCACCTGCCGCGGCAGCGCCGACGTGACGGACAGCCCCGACACCGGTGGCGCGGTGCCGGAGAACG
This window harbors:
- a CDS encoding FtsX-like permease family protein, with the protein product MTLLAAARRIAAHRTVAAAAALTVLLASLTLAVLGTESAGVADAGTRQALASAPANSTTLMFSSSLSADLAAADRGVATATRRLLRPYPARIIRVETVARIHISTPGGDITAAGAVADTYEKHLRLLSGGLPTKPGDVLVPAEMARSAGLRAGDDLAVVQNLLADGQKQDHRVSGVYEPSDRDSLFWTAVLPAADPTTGLRSPLMFLAPDFIAAPDRLDSISQALWYAQPDFSRATLAGVTAAATRVVAVENGDVNRIAFSGTAPPVSGLSVTSALPRQVQLVKSAEAVGLSGFLIVATLLAVLAGFALVLTLRLIREHTAEESRLMRSRGAPLRFLVGTAAIEGVLLVLPALIAAPFVAPLARGLRHLPGLHGLPEPSRPVGIALEVDTLLAVSCIAIQALVAWTSSRGRPTSQRVRGARGPAFQRAGVDAGLAVLAVVGYLQLRHDRSPVSAGSAVPSIDPVLVVAPAVTAAAAAALALRLLPPAARLADRYLERSRDLAAALGGWQVSRRVARTAGTVLLLVLALAVGAMTVTAAAMRSRSAADRAAFQIGADAQVTASAVGDSYQRSAMLAVPGVAAATPRADMDAVAGTQPVSLVGVDSAALPGVLAMRRDLAAGSAAAVFAPLATPDGNLGPDGPDPAVPLPGRPTSFDFDITVSARTLPGDGHGPRDAPQDFLTHTSLAVDLRDREGVPLVLPVPSPSAPGTKTHVSIPLTVDGRAPDYPLRFEGFELVRRDTPDSLELDLTVGFPPAVAVGEAWHLIDESAARDSQDQQFAYDDCDGQAAQRPFAVPVLCGTDVSAGQVTLRLASGHRPAGSDVDRPLRLAIGAGPPADPVPLIPAVATDAFLAATSTPVGGRVYVTLNDESKVQLAIVGRVKALPGQAGDEPAAAVDRPLLTRALVRRDAEPGWTVSWLLKLAPGGEAAMKAYAASHPDIGSAQYQKDVADTLRGGGFAGSQSALLAIGAGTAPMFAAVGFAVSAVTTLRSRRHEFAVLRAIGARPRQLSTVLWIEQVVPAALSVVVGVAIGVAAALVTVPLVAVDDAGAPVFPTVAATVPWLRGTAVACGTAAAVTLVAMLAARALSQVDLARTLRAGDEP